One genomic segment of Phycisphaerae bacterium includes these proteins:
- a CDS encoding STAS domain-containing protein — MPDSPSTIVERLPNFVVVRVLHESLDEKNLAAVRAETSAAGAESPQLAVVLDMTKVSFVPSLSLGGLVQLTREFKSRGQRFVLSGLQPLVRETLTITRLDRLIEINNDPAMLTGSSGTGG, encoded by the coding sequence ATGCCGGATTCACCTTCCACCATCGTCGAACGGCTCCCGAATTTCGTCGTTGTCAGGGTCCTACACGAGAGTCTCGACGAGAAGAATCTCGCCGCCGTCCGGGCCGAGACCTCGGCGGCCGGCGCGGAATCACCGCAACTGGCCGTGGTCCTGGACATGACCAAAGTGAGCTTCGTCCCCAGCCTGTCGTTAGGCGGACTGGTTCAGCTCACCCGGGAGTTCAAGTCGCGGGGGCAACGATTCGTGTTGAGCGGTCTTCAGCCGCTGGTGCGCGAGACGTTGACGATCACCCGGCTCGACAGGCTCATCGAAATCAACAACGATCCTGCGATGCTGACGGGTTCGAGTGGGACTGGGGGATGA